The Candidatus Methylomirabilota bacterium genome segment CGACCGGGTGAGTGTGCCGGCTGCCCCGGCTGCGTTCCGCGAGGCGATGACACGCCTGTTGGAGCGCCAAGCGGCACCCCTAGGCTGGTTCGCTCGCCTTCAGGATGTCTTCCGCCGCTACCCTGTAGCGGCGATGGCCCTCGCAGCGGCGATGGTGTTGCTCGTCGTGGTACCGCTGAATCTCTGGATGCTACCCGCGCGAGAGATGGTTGTGCCGCTGCTGGAAGAGTCGGTCAATGAGCACATTCGACTCGGGCTTCGAGAGGCAGTACCAGAGATTCCTGCGGCCGAACTGCAACCGCTGCTGGCCAGGCATCAGAGGCGACTCGACTTCCCCAGCCCACTCTCATTCCCTGACGATCAGGAGCATCATCTGGTCGGTGGGCACGTGAGCTATCTGCTCCACCGGAAGGTACTGACCGTGACCTATTACCATCGAGCCAATCGGCCGATTACACTGGTGGTCTTACCCGGCGCAGGGATTCGGTTTCCAGAGCAGCCGATGAGCCTGGCGGGCAAGGTCTATTGGGCCGTCCATCGGGGCTTTCGAATCGTGCACTGGCAGCAGGGGCCGCTCATCTATTCGCTTGTCTCTGATCCCGATGAAGCCGACCTGTCCCCTCTGGTCGAAAAGCTGCAGCACAGATCGGCTCAGGTTTCTGGATTGCCCCCGGGCTAGACCAGCCTTTCTCAACTACACGTTTTGTCCTTAGGGCACCCCTGCGGGCACCCCTGCCGATTTCTTGGAACCTTCCACCCCCCTGGATGCTTAACATAGATAGAAAGGGAGGTGATACCATGGAAACCTTGTACTTGCGTTGGTTGGATCCATATCTGATCACAATACTCTTTACGGGGCTCGTGATCGGCGCTGCCTGCTTTGGCCTGTCGGTGATGCCGCGATGGCAGGATGAAGAGAGGGCGCGGGCTCGGGCTCGGGAAGAAGAGACGGCGCGGACTGCGAAGCCGACGCCGGTTGTGGAACTCCGAAAGGCGGCCTAGCCGCCTCGCAGTTGCTGCACTTAATGTATAAGCTGAACTGCCTACCCTCGGCCAAACGTCGAATGTAAGGGCGAGAGCGGGGAAGCGCAAGGACTGGGCCGATCCGGCGGTTCACGGGGATCGGTCTCGATTCCTCGAGAGTGGAAGGAGAAAATGATGACACACGAAAAGAAGCTTGTCAGCCTTTCGACCGTGTTGATGCTGGTGGTGTGCGCAGCCGGGACGAGCCTCGCGGCAGTGCCCGATGCCGCCAAGTCCAAGCCTGCCGAGGTTCGAACAAAGGAGCACGCCGTGGTCCAGACGGTTTATGGAACGGTGTCTGCGGTAAAACCCGCTACCAAGACCGTCGAGGTGACGGTACCCTGGGGCAAGGCCGATGGTCTGATCGAGGGCGCTACTGTGACCCAGATCCAGGAAGGGAAGATCGAAAAGAGTCTAGCTAATCTCAAGGTTGGGGAACATCTCCGGATGAAATTCGTCGAACATCTCCGCTCCCGCAACATTGCAAAACCGATTATCATCCCTCTGGAGCACCATCGTGGTTGAGGAAGTAACCAGGGAACCCTTCACCCCCCCCTGAATGCTTAACATAGATAGAAAAGGAGGTGATACCATGGAAAGCTTGTACTCCGGTTGGCTCTCCCATCCATTCTTGATTATGATGCTGAGCACGGCCCTGTATGCAGAACTCGTGATCGGAGTCGTCGTCTACGGCCTGTTTGCGCTGCCTAAGACAGAAGCGAGGGGTGGAGCGCAAGCTGCCAAGCCGGCGCCGGCTGAGGGACTTCGGAAGGCAGCCTGAACGCCTTGTGGTTCTCAGATGAGGGGCCGATGTTACACGCCATAGAACAAGCCCTTTCGCCGCCTCAAAGGCGAAGGGGAGGTTCGCAAACGAGAAAAGGAGAAAACGATGACACACGTCAAGAAACTTGTCAGCCTTTCGACCGCATTGATGCTGGTAGTGCTGGGAGCCGGTACCAGCCTTGCGGCCACTCCCGATACCGCCAAGTCCAAGCCGGCTGAGGCTCGAATGATGAAGCACCCAGCGATCCAGACGGTTGCTGGAACACTGTCGGCGGTGAATCCCAACACCAAAACCGTTGAGCTGACGGTGCCGAAGGGTAAGGCCGATCACCTCATTGTAGGTGCAACTGTGACCGATCGGACCGTGATCAAGGAAGGGAAGGCCAGAAAGAGCCTGGCTGACCTTAAGGTCGGTGAGCACGTCCGGATGAAGTTCGAACGTGTTCGCTCAGGCGACATCGCAAAGATGATCGTCATCACACCGGAAAGACACCGCGGTTGAGGTGGTAACGAGCTTAAGCGAAGAAGCTGCTGCTCTTAACCGAGCAGCAGCTTCTTCGCTTAAGACGACTCTCGGCCGTGAACCGGAAATCTCGCTTGCTGGGTTGATACGAGGGGCTGCTACTTCGAGGCCCGGTCGAATCGTTTGATGATCTCAGCACTGAGGTCGAGGTTCTTGGCAAAGTACAAGATACCCGGGCGCCGCGCCTCCAGGACGACGGTAAAACCTTTTTCGGCGGCGTAGGCTTTCAGGATGAGATCGATCTGGCGGGCCAGATCCGTAACACTCTCAGCCTCTGCCTTTTTCAGCTCCTCCGTCTTATCCTCGATGAGGCGTTGAAAGGTTGCTTCGTCACGCTCCAGCGTCGCGGCACGGTTCTGCCGCTCCGCGGGAGTGAGTCGGGACGTTGCCGCCTCAAGGTCCTTCTGGCGAGCGAGCAGCTTTGCGTCTTCGGCCTTTACCTCTTTGTTCAGCTTCTCTGCTAGTTTCTCCAATCGCGCCTTGGCGGCTTTGCCGACCTTGGACCCAAAGGCTACCTCCCGAAAGTCCACGACGCCAATCTTTTGGAGTTGTTGGCCGAATGCTGCCGACGGAACGGAGAAAGCGAGACCTGCGCTCAGAAAAGCGATGGAACACTTGCCAAGGACACCCACAACAGAGACGTTCGTTTTCATCGTTGCCTCTCGTGGCGAAGCTCATCCAACTGCCGCTTCAGGCTATCCGCCACCTGCTTTGTCTTAGCCTGCAAGGCAGGAGATCCTTCCTGCGCAACAGACGCCGTTAACTCTTCCCAGTGGGAAGCGTACAGGCGTGCGATATCGGTCAGTCGACTCACCAATCCCTCACCAATTGGGTCGGGATCGCCGCGCTCCTGGTAGGTGACGCCTGCTGAATCGAGTTGGAAGTATTCCACCCAGTGGACCGCTCCCTTATACCAATGCAATCGAAGAAGCTGAGCCTGGCAGCGCCGGTTCACCGACTCCAGCCGCAGAAGATCGGTGGCCTCGAGATCTGCCGGTTCCCGTTGCAACTCCGGGGCGCGAGTGATCTCATACGCTTGGCGCCAGTTCATGCCAACCGCGAGTTGAGCAAACATGGTGACATAGGGGAGCGGCGCGTTATAGTCAGCGCCCCGGCCAACTTCGGGGTATGAGAGCACCAGTAGGGCGGAAAAAGCAAGGAGCAATAGGGTGTGCTTCATTCCGCTTCCATCATCGAAGATCCAACCCCCCGTGATCGATTTAAGTTCTTGAGTTGTGGTTTCAAGGGATAAGAGGGGGATTTTGAGGAAGCGGCGACGGCATCGGCGCTCGGTGCGACAAGGGGGCGGTTTGGAACCGGCGATCTATCTGCTGGAAAATAAGGGGCGGCCACCAGGTGGACCAGGTCCAGACGCCCGACAAATCGCCTCGGGTCAGGACTTCCACCTGTGATCGTCCGACCCCCATGCCCTGGACAGCGACATAAACGATCTCACCCATACTCTGTTCCCGATATGCAGTGGAGAAGTACGTGTGGCGCGGATTTGAATGGCTCGGCACCAGATCGGTCGGAAAGAAGTTGAGGTCTCGAAGCGCCTCATTCACGACCGCGAGAGTTTCCTTGGCAGGGCGCGGGTAGGATTTGATCGCTCGGTTTTCGCCGGCGAAGATTGCGCAGCCGGCCATGGTCAGGAAGAGCAACGACGTCAGAAATGGTCGGTAGCCCATAGCGTATCCTTTGGCGTGCTCAGGTTGCGCCCTTGAGAACCACGGCGATCTCGCCATGGATCCGCTCGGAGGCGGGGCGATCACCGAAGGTCCCGACACGAACCCGAACGGAGGTCGTATCTTTCGTGACCGGTAAGACGGTGACTGTAACGGACGTATCGTCCAATTCCGCCCCAACTGCCTTTGCACTGATCTGGTCTTTCTGCATTTCTGAGACGGTGACGTTCATGGTCCTCAAGGCCTGGAGCGCTGCGTCCCACACCGTGTGGTAGGGAGCGGCGTAGACCTGTTCCAGTTCACCCTTGGCATAGGTGGTCCCGGCTACGCCTCCGGTCGCGCCCCCGCCGATGAAAACCATGGGACACCCTTGGAGAACCCCGACCAGCGCCAGGAGGAATGTCGATGTGGCTCGCCGAAGCGTTCGAGGACGTCTTATTACCCTTCTCCTTACCCGTTGGCGTTGTCTCGCTTAGCCAGCCACCAGGCCAGCAGGACCGTCAGTGCCATCAATATCGGCGTGATACCGTATGCGAGGGCGATGATCACGATCTGTCGCATGCCTGTCGTTCCTCTACGGGGGACCTACAGACTATACGGCACTTGCCACCGGGTTAGTATGTGACGGGAGTCCGACCTCCAGATCGGTGCGCTCTCGAACGAGCTCTTGAGGCAGGCCGAAATTGACCTCCTCCTTGATCGGTTCGATCTCCTCCATGTCGGTTACGCCTAACTCTTTGAAATAGCTGACGACCCCCTGGACCAGGTGCTCGGGGGCTGAGGCTCCCGCTGTGACCCCAATGACCCGCGTGTCCTCAAGCCATGCTGGATTGATCTCACTGACATCATCAATCAGATAGGCGCGGACCCCCACCCCTTTGGCGACCTCGATCAACCGCTTGGAATTCGAGCTGTTCTGTGAGCCGAGGGCCAGAATCAGATCAACACGTGAGGCCAGCTCTTTCAGCGCAGTCTGCCGGTTCTGGGTTGCGTAGCAGATGTCTTCCTTGGACGGAAAGGCTAGCGCTGGGAATTTCTGTTTCAGGGCTTCGATGATCCCCGTCGTGTCATCCAGGCTGAGTGTCGTTTGCGTGATGACCGCTACCTTGGTAGGATCGGGAACGTTCAGATCCTCCAACTGCTCCGCTGACCCGATGACGGTGATGGCGTCCGGCGCTTCGCCCGTTGTCCCGATTACTTCATCGTGTCCTTTGTGACCGACCAGGATGATAGAGTGACCGTCCCGAGCGAACTTGATCGCCTCGTTGTGGACTTTTGTCACCAGGGGACAGGTGGCATCGATGACCTTTAACCGTTTGGCAGCGGCCTGGGCGCGCACCTCCGGCGAGACGCCATGGGCGCTATAAATAACAAGCGCGCCGTCAGGGACCTCATCAAGGTCATCTACGAAGATTGCGCCCTTCTGCCTAAGCTCATCCACGACGTGGCGGTTGTGAACGATTTCCTTCCGGACATACACCGCCTCAT includes the following:
- a CDS encoding zf-HC2 domain-containing protein; its protein translation is MRCETVKDCLDALRDGTLGRPEAAEVREHLAACNSCAREWDVTEALRAAIRDRVSVPAAPAAFREAMTRLLERQAAPLGWFARLQDVFRRYPVAAMALAAAMVLLVVVPLNLWMLPAREMVVPLLEESVNEHIRLGLREAVPEIPAAELQPLLARHQRRLDFPSPLSFPDDQEHHLVGGHVSYLLHRKVLTVTYYHRANRPITLVVLPGAGIRFPEQPMSLAGKVYWAVHRGFRIVHWQQGPLIYSLVSDPDEADLSPLVEKLQHRSAQVSGLPPG
- a CDS encoding OmpH family outer membrane protein — its product is MKTNVSVVGVLGKCSIAFLSAGLAFSVPSAAFGQQLQKIGVVDFREVAFGSKVGKAAKARLEKLAEKLNKEVKAEDAKLLARQKDLEAATSRLTPAERQNRAATLERDEATFQRLIEDKTEELKKAEAESVTDLARQIDLILKAYAAEKGFTVVLEARRPGILYFAKNLDLSAEIIKRFDRASK
- a CDS encoding DUF3568 family protein, with translation MVFIGGGATGGVAGTTYAKGELEQVYAAPYHTVWDAALQALRTMNVTVSEMQKDQISAKAVGAELDDTSVTVTVLPVTKDTTSVRVRVGTFGDRPASERIHGEIAVVLKGAT
- a CDS encoding 4-hydroxy-3-methylbut-2-enyl diphosphate reductase, translated to MSVTVKKLILATPRGFCAGVDRAIDVVKIALDLYDEAVYVRKEIVHNRHVVDELRQKGAIFVDDLDEVPDGALVIYSAHGVSPEVRAQAAAKRLKVIDATCPLVTKVHNEAIKFARDGHSIILVGHKGHDEVIGTTGEAPDAITVIGSAEQLEDLNVPDPTKVAVITQTTLSLDDTTGIIEALKQKFPALAFPSKEDICYATQNRQTALKELASRVDLILALGSQNSSNSKRLIEVAKGVGVRAYLIDDVSEINPAWLEDTRVIGVTAGASAPEHLVQGVVSYFKELGVTDMEEIEPIKEEVNFGLPQELVRERTDLEVGLPSHTNPVASAV